In Candidatus Omnitrophota bacterium, a single genomic region encodes these proteins:
- the ribD gene encoding bifunctional diaminohydroxyphosphoribosylaminopyrimidine deaminase/5-amino-6-(5-phosphoribosylamino)uracil reductase RibD, translating into MDHNHFMKQAYLLAKKAKGKTSPNPMVGALVVKAGNIVGRGYHIRAGQPHAEITALSEAAKFSKGATLYVTLEPCVHFGRTPPCVNSIIRSGIKKVVIGMLDPNPIINGRGVEALKKSGIEVEVGFLQQELKQLNESFIKYIVTRLPFITVKAAESLDGRIATHNGDSKWITSDKSRILAHRMRAKYDAVMVGVNTVIRDDPRLDAWFLGKQPAKIVIDSQLSTPENAKIFSNNSDVIIVTLPSKPGLETENRKILTRKARILEVKEKNGQVNLRDAMRKLAKMKITSIFCEGGGTLIGSLFDEQLVDKVVFFISPKIIGGKDAISSVMGSGVTKIDRAVKVKDMKLRRIGDDILIEGYIK; encoded by the coding sequence ATGGATCATAATCATTTTATGAAGCAGGCATATTTACTTGCTAAAAAAGCTAAAGGCAAGACTTCTCCTAATCCTATGGTCGGGGCATTGGTGGTAAAGGCCGGTAATATAGTCGGCAGAGGGTATCATATCCGCGCCGGACAGCCGCATGCAGAGATTACTGCATTATCTGAGGCAGCTAAATTTTCAAAGGGCGCGACTCTTTATGTTACTCTTGAGCCTTGTGTCCACTTCGGGAGGACGCCTCCCTGTGTAAATTCTATAATCCGCAGCGGGATAAAGAAAGTTGTAATAGGGATGCTGGACCCTAACCCCATAATAAACGGCAGGGGTGTTGAGGCGCTGAAGAAATCAGGCATCGAAGTAGAAGTTGGCTTTCTCCAGCAGGAGTTAAAGCAGTTAAATGAGAGTTTTATAAAATATATAGTTACTCGGCTTCCTTTTATTACTGTTAAGGCCGCAGAGTCACTTGACGGAAGAATAGCTACCCATAACGGAGACTCAAAGTGGATTACTTCGGATAAATCACGTATATTGGCCCACCGTATGCGGGCTAAATATGATGCTGTAATGGTGGGGGTAAATACAGTAATAAGAGATGACCCGAGATTAGATGCCTGGTTTCTCGGTAAGCAGCCGGCAAAGATAGTGATAGACAGCCAATTGAGCACGCCGGAAAATGCCAAGATATTTTCCAATAATTCAGATGTTATTATTGTAACCTTGCCTTCCAAGCCGGGCTTAGAAACAGAGAATAGAAAGATTTTGACCAGAAAAGCCAGGATATTAGAAGTGAAAGAGAAAAACGGGCAGGTTAACCTCCGGGATGCCATGAGAAAGCTCGCTAAAATGAAAATCACCAGTATATTCTGTGAAGGCGGCGGGACATTGATAGGTTCGTTATTTGATGAACAGCTGGTAGATAAGGTCGTCTTTTTTATCAGCCCAAAGATAATCGGCGGTAAAGATGCCATAAGCTCAGTAATGGGAAGCGGGGTTACAAAAATTGATAGGGCGGTAAAAGTCAAGGATATGAAATTAAGAAGAATCGGCGATGATATACTAATAGAGGGTTATATTAAATAA
- a CDS encoding riboflavin synthase, translating to MFTGIIEELGVVKSFSKTGSVSLLTINQNIIGQNTNIGDSIAVNGVCLTVVKNEAGSLSFEMMPITSQDTNLRKLSAGAKVNLERSLKLGDRLSGHFVSGHIDCIGVIRRKKHISGNICFEIAYPVQKAAYLVPKGSVAVDGISLTVMDKKADIFAVHIIPHTFKNTTLSFKAASDEVNIEFDLLAKINSSAVPVSRY from the coding sequence ATGTTTACCGGTATTATAGAGGAACTGGGCGTTGTAAAAAGTTTTTCTAAGACAGGCAGCGTAAGCCTTTTAACTATCAACCAGAATATTATTGGCCAGAATACTAATATCGGGGACAGCATTGCTGTAAACGGCGTGTGCCTTACGGTAGTGAAGAATGAGGCGGGGAGTTTAAGTTTTGAAATGATGCCCATCACCAGCCAAGATACCAATTTAAGAAAACTTTCAGCAGGCGCGAAAGTAAATCTTGAACGCAGCTTAAAGTTGGGAGATAGGCTTTCAGGGCATTTTGTAAGCGGCCATATAGATTGTATCGGGGTCATACGCAGAAAAAAACATATCAGCGGCAATATATGTTTTGAGATTGCTTATCCCGTTCAAAAGGCGGCATATCTGGTGCCTAAAGGCTCGGTTGCAGTTGACGGCATAAGCCTTACTGTAATGGATAAAAAAGCGGATATTTTTGCTGTCCATATTATCCCCCATACGTTTAAGAATACCACACTAAGCTTTAAGGCTGCTTCTGATGAGGTAAATATTGAGTTTGACCTTCTCGCCAAAATAAACAGTTCCGCAGTACCTGTTTCCCGATATTGA